Genomic DNA from Mycobacteroides chelonae CCUG 47445:
GCCTCACTACGGAGATATCGCAGCGGGCGTACCAGGTGAAACCGTTCTCGATGGCGATGGGATCGCTGAAGGTCGCCGACCTGATCACCGTGTCGTTCGAAGCGCGCCGCCCAGCGCCCTGACCAAGTCGCCGCGCCTGCCGACCGCGACGGAACCCAGACCCAACCATGACGCCATACCGATCAGCTGCTCGGCAAGCGGCCCGGCGATGCGCGCCGGGTCCTGTCCCTGCTCGGCGAACGCGCCGATGACATTGAGCGTCCCGGCCGCACGGTCAGCCTTCAGATCGACCCTGCCGACCAAATGCCCGTCGAGCAGAAACGGCCAGACGTAGTAGCCGTACTGCCGCTTGGGTGCCGGCGTGTAGATCTCGATGCGATAGTGAAAGTCGAAGAGTCGCTCGACCCTGGGACGGAAGAAGATCAGCGGGTCGAACGGGCACAGCAACGCCGTACCTCGGTCGGCACGTGGAATCGTCTGCCCGGCAGCCAGATACGCTGGTGCGCTCCAGCCGTCGACGGCCACCCTCTCGACTTCCCCCGCCTCGACGAGCGCGGTCAGTGCCGGTTTGATCTGCCCCGCCGAGAGCCGGAAGTAGTCACGGATATCGGCCTCGGTTCCCACGCCCAGCGCACGCACCGCGCGGCGTGCGAGTTCCAGCACGGCCTCCTCATCGGAGATTTCGCGTTGGTAGATGTCAGCAGGAATCACCTTGTGCGCCAGCTGATAATGCCGCGAGAACCCGACGCGCTTGTCGGTGGTCAGCTCGCCCGAAGAGAATAAGGCTTCCGCGATCCACTTAGTCTCACTGCGATCCCACCATGGGCCCTTGCGGCTCGGCGCTTCCCGCTCCAGGTATGCCTCGATCTGCCCGGCGGTACACGGCCCGAGTTCGGCCACCGCGGCCAGCACCTCATCAACAAGGCCCGGGTTCTCCTCGACGAACTTTCGCGCCCATCGCCCATGCCGGTACTCGCGCATGCGCCAACGCATCAACGGCCAGTCCTGAATGGACATCAGCGCCGCCTCATGCGCCCAATACTCAATGAGCAGCCGAGGCGTACGCGCGCTGTGGCTCCAGGCAGCGTCATCAAGAAGTGAGCGGTCGTAGGGCCCGAGCCTGCTGAACACCGGGGCATAGTGGGCACGCACTGCCACGGATACCGAATCCAGTTGTAGTACCTGAATTCTGGAGATGAGCTTACGCAAGTGAGCACGGGTGACCGGGGTCGCTGGCACGTCGGTGAAGCCCTGCGCCGCAATCGCGATGCGACGCGCCTGCACGATGCTCAACCCTGACCGGCTCACCGGGCTCCCACGAGGCGGGCCAACCAATCGGCGTCGGAAGGGTCGACCATCTCCCCTGAACTGTCGATGACACCAGGGACACCGCCCAGACCGTGGTCGGTCAGCTGCTGCTCATTGCCCGCCGTCCGCTGCCGATCGGTATCGGTGACCTGAAGTGACGAAATCTCGTGCAGGACATCGCCCGTCACTCCGGCACCGGCAGCGATCTCGCTGATCTGCAGATTGGTGAGGTTCCC
This window encodes:
- a CDS encoding winged helix-turn-helix domain-containing protein; translated protein: MSRSGLSIVQARRIAIAAQGFTDVPATPVTRAHLRKLISRIQVLQLDSVSVAVRAHYAPVFSRLGPYDRSLLDDAAWSHSARTPRLLIEYWAHEAALMSIQDWPLMRWRMREYRHGRWARKFVEENPGLVDEVLAAVAELGPCTAGQIEAYLEREAPSRKGPWWDRSETKWIAEALFSSGELTTDKRVGFSRHYQLAHKVIPADIYQREISDEEAVLELARRAVRALGVGTEADIRDYFRLSAGQIKPALTALVEAGEVERVAVDGWSAPAYLAAGQTIPRADRGTALLCPFDPLIFFRPRVERLFDFHYRIEIYTPAPKRQYGYYVWPFLLDGHLVGRVDLKADRAAGTLNVIGAFAEQGQDPARIAGPLAEQLIGMASWLGLGSVAVGRRGDLVRALGGALRTTR